In Methanoregula formicica SMSP, the DNA window CCGTTCAAGCCGCGGTGCGTGGTGCTGCAGGGGATCGATGCCCCTGACGTGCACCCCATCGTGGCCAAGATGGCGGAGAAGGATCGCATCACCGTCTTCTGCACGAGCATGGACGTGGACAAAATCGTGAGTGCCCTGAGGGAACAGAAATGGTAGGCATCATTACGTACGGTGTATACATACCGAGATACCGTATCAAGGTCGAGGAGATTGCCCGGGTCTGGGGTGCAAACGCATCGGATATTACCGGTGGCCTGGGCGTTTTCGAGAAATCTGTACCGGACATGGACGAGGACGCGGCGACTATCGCCGTAGAGGCTGCACGAAACGCGCTGCGCCGCCGGGCCATTAACCCGGAAGAGATCGGTGCCGTGTACGTGGGCAGCGAGTCCCACCCGTATGCGGTGAAACCGACCGCGTGTACGGTGGGAGAGGCGATCGGTGCAACACCGGTCATGACCGCTGCTGACTACGAGTTTGCCTGCAAAGCGGGAACCGCCGCAATCCAGACCTGCATGGGCATGGTCAAGAGCGGGATGATCAAGTACGGTCTTGCGATCGGCTCCGATGTGTCGCAGGGTGCGCCGGGCGATGCGCTCGAATACACCGCGGCAGCGGGTGGGGCAGCCTTCATCATCGGCAACGATGATCCGATCGCAACCCTCAACCACACCTGTTCATTCACCACGGACACGCCCGACTTCTGGCGCCGCGAGGGGCAGGACTATCCCCGCCACGGCGGCCGGTTCACCGGCGATCCGGGATACTTCAAGCACGTGAAGGGTGCAAGCAGGCTCATGTTCGAGCAGATGAAGACAACGGCCAAGGACTACACCTACGCGGTCTTCCACCAGCCCAACGCGAAGTTCCCGCAGAAGGTGGCAAAGGACCTCGGCTTTTCGATGGAGCAGATCAAGCCGGGCCTTGCCGTCCCGCGCCTTGGCAACACCTACTCGGGCGCATCCCCGATCGGTCTGGCCGCAACGCTCGACATCGCAAAACCGGGCGACCACATCTTTGTCTGCTCGTTCGGCTCCGGTGCCGGCAGCGATGCCTTCGACATCACCGTGACCGATGCAATCAAGGACAAGATCAACCGTGCTGCAGCACCTTCCGTTGAGAAGCTGCTGGCAAACCCGATCTACCTGGATTATGCGAAATATGCAAAACACAAGGGGAAACTGGTGATGCAGGCATGAGAGACGTTGCTGTAATCGGTATCGGGTGCACGAAATTCGGCGAGCACTGGAACCGCTCGTTCCGTGACCTCTTCGTCGAGGCAGGGGCACTCGCTCTTGAAGACGCGAAGATGTCCGGTGAGAAGATCGATGCGATGTACGTCGGTAACATGAGCGCCGGCCGGTTCGTGGAACAGGAGCACATCGGCGCCCTGATCGCGGACTATGCGGGCATGGCGTCACGCCACATCCCCTCGACCCGTGTCGAGGCAGCCTGCGCATCGGGAGGCCTTGCTTTCCGGCAGGCCGTGATCGCGGTCGCGAGCGGCATGGAAGACATTGTTGTCGCAGCCGGTGTCGAGAAGATGACCGATGTCGAGCCCAGCGCGAGCACCGACGCCCTGACCGGCGCGGCCGACCGCGAGTGGGAAGGGTTTGTCGGCGCAACGTTCCCTGGCCTGTACGCGATGATCGCAAAGGACTACATGCACAAGTACGGCATGACCCGGGAGCAGCTGGCGCACGTTGCGGTGAAGAACCACTACAACGGAGCCCGCAACCCGATCGCCCAGTTCCCTTCGGAGATTACGCTCGACACTGTGCTGAAGTCCACGATGGTTGCCGAGCCCCTCCGGCTCTTCGACTGCTCGCCCATTACCGATGGCGCAGCAGCCGTGATCGTTGCCCCACTCGAGCGGGCAAAGGAGTTCACAGACACGCCGATCAAGGTGCTTGCGACTGCACAGGCAAGCGACTCGATCGCCCTGCACGACAGGCGCGATATCTCGACCCTGGACGCATCCGTTGCCGCAGGGCAGCGGGCGTTCAGGATGGCCAGGCTCACCCAGAAGGACATCAACATGGTGGAAGTCCACGACTGTTTCTCGATTGCGGAGATCTGCGCCATCGAGGACCTCGGGTTCTGCAAGAAGGGCACGGCCGGCAAGTTCACTGCCGATGGCGAAACCGCGCTCGGCGGCAAGATTCCGGTCAACACGAGCGGCGGCCTCAAGTCCTGCGGCCACCCGGTCGGGGCAACCGGCATCAAGCAGGTGTGCGAGATCGTCACGCAGCTTCGCGGCGATGCGGGCAGGCGCCAGATCGAGAATGCAAAGATCGGCATGACCCACAACGTGGGCGGCACCGGTGCCACCGTGGCCGTGCACATTCTTGGGAGGGTGTAAGATGACCGTTGCACGATTCTGGAGAAAGATCCCCCAGCGCTACAACCTGATCGGCACGAAATGCACGACCTGCGGCCGGCATTTCTTCCCCCCGCGGACGTTCTGCCCGGACTGCCGCCGGAACGGGAAGATTATTGACCACAAGTTTGCCGGCCTCGGCACGGTCGTGACCTACACGGTCATCATGACCGAGCCCGACCAGTTCGCATCCCCCGGTCCGTACATCCTTGCCATCATCAAGCTCGACGAAGGCCCGCAGATGACCTCGCAGGTTATCTGCGACCCGAAGGAAGCGAAGATCGGCATGCGGGTAAAAAGCGTCTTCCGCCGGATCGCCACCGATGGCGAGAGCGGCATCATCCACTATGGCACGAAGTTCGTGCCGGTGGAATAATCCTCCGTTTTTATTACATTAGGCAGCCCGTCAGCATCCCGGGTGCCCTTCCATTCTCCATCGGAATTTGTACCGTCACGTCTCTGGTACAGCAACATCGTACACCGCATGCCACTGGGCGGGCGAGTACGAACGCACGACCCGTTCAGCGGTAACCGTGCCGCAGAGTTCCCGGATCCGGGCCGTGTGCTCCCCTTCGGCAGAGACAAGCGAATAGAAGTGGATGGCCCCGCCCGGCCGCACCAGCCGGAACGCTTCCGGTAAAAATTCCGTGCCGGCAAGGGGCAGGTTCATGACCACCCGGTCGAATCGCCACGGGAGGATCCGGGCGAGGTGTCGGGCGTCCACAAGAAGCGGGAGGACATTTGCTGTCCGGCTCCGGTGCAGGTTCTCGAGCATCAGGGCAACCGCTTTTGGGTTGAGATCCGCGGCAACGACAAGCGATGCCCGCTCTGCGAGCGTGATCGCAAACGGACCGACCCCGGCGAACATGTCGAGCACCAGCTCCCCCTCCCTCACCTGCGTAAGGATGCGCTGGCGCTCGGTAGAGAGCCGGGCCGAGAAGTAAGCACCGGCAAGGTCCACGACAAAGGTGTGCCCATGCTCGGTCACAAGCGTGCGGGTCGTCGGTTCCCCGGCAAGGTGGGAGAACTCCCGGGTCCGGTACTCCCCGTGGACCTCGCCCTGTGCAAAGACAACCGTGTGAAGCGAGGGGCGGGATTTGAGGAGTGCCTCCGCTCCCGAGGGGTCCTCTTCCTGCATGATGGCTATCCCGCCCACCAGCTCGTGCCGCGGCAGCGGTTCCCTGCCCGTGTGCGCCTCGAACTCGAACCAGGCTGCCCCCTTGCGTTCCTTACGGAGCGGTAGGATGAGGTCGGATCCATCGCGCAGGACCTTGAGCGAGGGATCGAGCGCGCCCTCACGT includes these proteins:
- a CDS encoding hydroxymethylglutaryl-CoA synthase produces the protein MVGIITYGVYIPRYRIKVEEIARVWGANASDITGGLGVFEKSVPDMDEDAATIAVEAARNALRRRAINPEEIGAVYVGSESHPYAVKPTACTVGEAIGATPVMTAADYEFACKAGTAAIQTCMGMVKSGMIKYGLAIGSDVSQGAPGDALEYTAAAGGAAFIIGNDDPIATLNHTCSFTTDTPDFWRREGQDYPRHGGRFTGDPGYFKHVKGASRLMFEQMKTTAKDYTYAVFHQPNAKFPQKVAKDLGFSMEQIKPGLAVPRLGNTYSGASPIGLAATLDIAKPGDHIFVCSFGSGAGSDAFDITVTDAIKDKINRAAAPSVEKLLANPIYLDYAKYAKHKGKLVMQA
- a CDS encoding thiolase domain-containing protein, coding for MRDVAVIGIGCTKFGEHWNRSFRDLFVEAGALALEDAKMSGEKIDAMYVGNMSAGRFVEQEHIGALIADYAGMASRHIPSTRVEAACASGGLAFRQAVIAVASGMEDIVVAAGVEKMTDVEPSASTDALTGAADREWEGFVGATFPGLYAMIAKDYMHKYGMTREQLAHVAVKNHYNGARNPIAQFPSEITLDTVLKSTMVAEPLRLFDCSPITDGAAAVIVAPLERAKEFTDTPIKVLATAQASDSIALHDRRDISTLDASVAAGQRAFRMARLTQKDINMVEVHDCFSIAEICAIEDLGFCKKGTAGKFTADGETALGGKIPVNTSGGLKSCGHPVGATGIKQVCEIVTQLRGDAGRRQIENAKIGMTHNVGGTGATVAVHILGRV
- a CDS encoding Zn-ribbon domain-containing OB-fold protein, with protein sequence MTVARFWRKIPQRYNLIGTKCTTCGRHFFPPRTFCPDCRRNGKIIDHKFAGLGTVVTYTVIMTEPDQFASPGPYILAIIKLDEGPQMTSQVICDPKEAKIGMRVKSVFRRIATDGESGIIHYGTKFVPVE
- a CDS encoding class I SAM-dependent methyltransferase, whose product is MIHVVGRTAGGWGIRVPARQGEELRQVLIREGALDPSLKVLRDGSDLILPLRKERKGAAWFEFEAHTGREPLPRHELVGGIAIMQEEDPSGAEALLKSRPSLHTVVFAQGEVHGEYRTREFSHLAGEPTTRTLVTEHGHTFVVDLAGAYFSARLSTERQRILTQVREGELVLDMFAGVGPFAITLAERASLVVAADLNPKAVALMLENLHRSRTANVLPLLVDARHLARILPWRFDRVVMNLPLAGTEFLPEAFRLVRPGGAIHFYSLVSAEGEHTARIRELCGTVTAERVVRSYSPAQWHAVYDVAVPET